Proteins encoded within one genomic window of Grus americana isolate bGruAme1 unplaced genomic scaffold, bGruAme1.mat scaffold_523, whole genome shotgun sequence:
- the LOC129200811 gene encoding PHD finger protein 7-like, with amino-acid sequence MCTAFAMKQQDPDSREQACMLCRRAEADPDICGCKSAKKGLCAHTYCLFLASGLFPQESRNGFLTEDTRRAIQEAAQKVSIWQEPGGL; translated from the exons ATGTGCACCGCGTTCGCGATGAAGCAGCAGGACCCCGACTCGAGGGAGCAAG catgCATGCTGTGTCGCCGGGCAGAGGCTGACCCGGATATCTGTGGGTGCAAAAGCGCAAAGAAGGGGCTCTGTGCCCACACCTATTGCCTG ttcctTGCCAGCGGGCTTTTTCCACAAGAGAGCAGGAACGGGTTTCTCACTGAGGACACCAGACGCGCAATCCAGGAGGCAGCCCAGAAGGTGAGCATCTGGCAAGAGCCGGGAGGCTTGTAG